DNA from Bacteroidota bacterium:
AAAATATTGCAGTTTGGATTAGAGGAAATTTTTTTATTCCAGATGCAAGAATGTTTTGGATAAAACCTTCTGTGAAGTTTTTGTCGGAATATTTACAAAAAAATCATATTGATGCAATTGTTTCAACTGGTCCCCCTCATAGTATGCACATGATTGCCAATGAGATAAAAAAGAAGTTTAACATTCCCTGGCTTGCCGATTTTCGCGATCCATGGACAAATATCGATTTCTATAAAGACCTTAAACTTACGAAATGGGCAGACAGAAAACATCACCGGCTTGAGCAAAAAGTTTTGAAAAATGCAAACCGTATAGTTGTAATTAGCAATTATATGGCTCAAGATATGAACTTTCTACACAACAGGAATTACAATGTAGTTACCAATGGTTTCGATTTTGACGATGTATCGAAAATACCGGAACTACCGGACAAAAAGTTCTCAATTTCGCATATAGGTTCTATGGTTAGAACCCGCAATCCAGAAATATTATGGAAAGCACTTGAGTCGCTTGTTAGCGAAAATCTGATTTCGAAATCGCATTTAGAGATTAAACTTGTTGGCAAAGTCGATTTTTCGATTATCGAAGATTTAAAGAAATATAATTTATTCGATTTTTTAAACAGAATAGATTATCTGCCACATCAGGAAGTAGGAAAAGTTCAGCAACAGTCGCAGGTACTTTTGCTCGTTGTGAACAAAACCCCAAATGCAAAAATGATACTTACCGGAAAATTTTTCGAATATCTTTCGGCCAAACGTCCAATATTGTGTATTGGACCCGAAGATGGGGAAGTAGCCAAAATCCTTGAAGAGACTAATTCTGGAATTTTATGTGATTATGAAGATTTTGAAAAAACCAGAAAGAGCATCTTGCATTTCTACAAACTGTATTTAAAAAACAATCTTAAATCAGAAAGTAAAGCTATAGACCAGTTTTCGAGAAAAGAGTTATGCAAATCTATTTGCAATATACTGGATGAAATGATAAACTAAACAGTTTTTACCCATTTTCCCTGCTCTTTCAAAACCATTTCTAAAACTTCTCTAACGCAAGCATTGCCTCCCTCTTTCTGCGAAATGTATTTTGACACAGCCTTTATTTCTGCTACCGCATCGGCAGGGCAAACTGCAAAACCTACAGTTTTCATTACTTCCAAATCGGGAATATCGTCGCCCATATATAATATTTCGCTGTCTTTCAAACTATATTTGTGTTTGAAATCTTCATAATCGTCCATCTTGTTTTCAGACTTGATGTAAACATCATTTATTCCAAGATTATTAAATCTAATCCTCACCGATTCTGAAAATCCGCCGGTGATTATAGCAATTGGAAATCCTTGTTCCGATGCATATTTCAAGGCAAATCCATCTTTCACACTCATTGTTCTCATCATTTCGCCACTTGGGTGAAGATAAACATTGTTGGTCGAGAAAACTCCATCTACATCAAATACTAATGCTTTTACGTTTTTAAATTCCATTTTTTTGATTTATAATTTTTTCTGACAAAAACTTGTATGTTTCGTAATACTCAGGAAATTTTTTAAGAATTTGAAGATGACTATTTATAGTTTTTTCATCACCTCTAAAAGCCGGACCTGTCTGCATTTTAGTCGGACTTTCGTTTTCAATTTTCGAAACAGTTTCGCGAATAAGTGGTTTCAAAATATCGAAATTTAAGTTGCTGCAATTCAGAATGCTTTCGGAAACTACAAACATATGATTCGCAAAATTGCATACAAAAACTGCTGCAAGGTGTATTTTTTTTCTTTCTTCCGAAGAAATATATTTTACATTTTCTGAAATTTTGCTTGCAATATCCCACAGCAAGTTTTTGATTTCTGTGGAATTTGCTTCAATACAAATTGGTATTTCCCCAAAATTCGGTCTTTTGTTTTTAGCAAAAGTCTGTAGCGGATAAAAAACTCCATAATCATTTGCAAACCCGTTGAAAATATCAATTCCGACACTTCCGGCAGTATGCACCAAGATTTTATTTTTAAAAGGCAATTTCTCTAAAATTGTGGCTATAGCATCGTCAGCAACTGCAAAAAAATACAAGTCGGCCGAATTATCAATTTTTTCAATTTCGGTGGTGAAATTTGTTTCTAATTTTTCTGCCAAAGTTTTTGCCGACATTTCGCTTCGGCTAACAACCTGCACAATTTCGTAAGCTGCTTCCTGAAGTCTCAGCGAAAGCTGGCTTGCGAGATTCCCGGCACCTATTAAAACAATTTTATTTTTCATTATTTTTGAAATTCTTTTCATACAAAACTAAAAAATTATAGTGAATGCTTTGATAAAAATAAAATCAACATAAATAAAATCAGGTATATTCTACAAAGTCGTCTGCTAACAAATTTTTGTAATTTTGCTGAAAAATAATTTTAAATGAAAAAACAAAAAACCTCCTTTTTCTGTCAAAATTGTGGAGTAGAATCTCTAAAATGGGTTGGGAAATGTCCATCGTGCAACGAGTGGAATACATTTATTGAAGAAAAAGTTATAAAAGAAAAAACGCAATCGAATTCGAAAAATACAAAGACAAAACCAGAATTAATTTCAAATATTAGCTCTTTGGGCGAAGAAAGAATTGATACCAAAATAAACGAACTAAATTTAATTTTGGGAGGAGGTCTCGTCTCCGGTTCTTTGGTTTTGATTGGAGGAGAACCCGGAATTGGGAAATCTACTTTGGTCCTCCAACTTGCGTTGAGCATGAAAGAACATAAAATACTCTACGTTTCTGGCGAAGAAAGCCCGAATCAAATAAAACTTCGTGCTGATAGATTGAATATCCCGAATGAGAATTGTTTTATCCTTGCCGAAACATTTTTAGATAATATTTTCTCTCATATACAAAATCTTGAACCTCAAATAATTATAGTAGATTCTATTCAAACAATATACTCGAGCAAACTCGAATCTTCGCCTGGCAGTGTTTCTCAAATTCGTGAATGCACGGCCGAAATTCTCGAATTTGCAAAAAAATCTAATACTCCGGTTTTGCTCGTTGGGCATATTACTAAAGATGGAGCCATTGCCGGACCAAAAGTTTTAGAGCATATTGTCGATACTGTTTTGCAATTTGAAGGCGACCATAACAATCTGTACAGAATTCTGCGAGCCACGAAAAACCGATTTGGCTCTACTTCTGAATTAGGGATTTTTGAGATGCAAAATTCTGGTTTGCGAGAAGTATCTAATCCTTCGGAAATGCTGCTTTCGCAAAATTCCGAAAAACTTAGCGGAACAGCTATAGCTTCTTCAATTGAGGGAATCAGACCTTTTCTAATTGAAATTCAGGCATTGGTGAGTACGGCAGCCTATGGTACACCTCAACGTTCTTCTACCGGTTTCGATTTGCGAAGACTAAATATGCTACTTGCTGTTCTCGAAAAAAGGGCAGGATTCAGACTTTCGTCAAAAGACGTGTTTTTGAATATTGCCGGTGGACTAAAAGTAAATGATCCGGCAAACGATTTGGCTGTGATTGTTGCAATTATGTCATCGAACCTCGATATTCCTATCGAAAAAGATATTTGTTTTGCCGCCGAAATTGGTTTAACCGGCGAAATTAGGCCAGTAAGCCGAATTGATCAAAGAATTGCTGAAGCAGAAAAATTGGGATTCAAAAAAATATTTATTTCAAAATACAATGAAAAAAACATCGCATCCGCTAAATACAAAATCCAAACTATTTTTGTTGGGAAGGTTGAGGATGTTTTTAAGCAATTGTATAGTTAATGGCTTTACTCAACCATAAATCTGCAAGCAGATTCTTCTTATCCACGAATTACGCAAATTTCACTAATTTTTATTCACTTTATTGAGTTGTGATAAAATGTCTATTTTTCTGATTTATTAGCACTAATATATACCCTTGCGGATTTTAGGCTCAAAATAATATTTTTATAAATGACGGCATTATGAAATATTTAGTAAGAAAATCTTCGCAAAATATAATGAAAAAAATACAAGCAAACAATAGTTTTGGGTGCACGTAGGGTGGGAAAAACAGTTTTAATAAAAATATATTATCACAAATAAACGAGCGGGTTTTAATCCTTAATGGAGAAGATATTAATGTACACGACAAACTTTCCGTTTGAACTGTAGAAAATTACAAACAAATTTTAGGCTCGCATAAACTTTTGTATATAGATGAAGCACAAAAAATACCGGATATTTGTCAGAAACTAAAATTAATGATTGATGAAATTGATGGTTTAAAAATTATTGTATCCGGTTCATCTTCGTTCGACATAAACAAAGATGTGGGTGAACCACTTACCGGCAGAAAATATTCGTTCCATCTCTATGCACTTTCTGAAGCAGAATACAATCAAACGGAAAGTAATATTTCTAAAATTGATAAAACAAAAGAAAGGCTCGTTTTTGGAAACTATCCCGAACTTTTGCATATTCCTTATAGAGAAGAAAAGAAAGATTATTTGAACGAAATGGTGAGTAGCTATCTGTTGAAAGACATTTTAGTTTATGAGAACATAAAAAATTCACAAAAAATATTTAATTTGTTACGATTGATTGCATTTCAGATTGGGGGAGAAGTTTCTATGCAAGAAATAGGGAAACAACTTGGAATAAGTAAAAATACTGTCGAAAAATATTTAGATTTGTTGAGCAAAGTTTTTATTCTTCATAAAGTTGAAGGATATAGTCGCAATCTTCGAAAAGAAATTACAAAATATTCGAGATGGTATTTTTTAGACAATGGAATAAGAAATGCTGTGATTGCAAATTTTAACTCAATTGTTTCGAGAAATGATATTGGTCAATTGTGGGAAAACTATATGATTATCGAAAGAATAAAATTCCAAAACAATAACAGGATTTCTTCAAATAATTATTTTTGGCTTACATACGATCAACAAGAAATTGATTGGGTTGAAGAGCGTGATGGGCAATTATTTGGCTATGAATTTAAATGGAATGAAACAAAGGTTAAAACTCCATAGCAATGGAAAAGTGCATATCCGGAAGCAACATTTGAAGTGATAAATTCAAATAATTTTGAAAACTGGCTCAAATAATTTTAGAACTATTATTTTGATTTAACTAAATCTTGAATCTGATTAATATAACTATCCTCAATTTTTCTACCAAGTTTTCTTGATTGAAGTGCCTGATCTAACGCTTTTTCATAGTTTTTCAATCGCAAATTGCACACCGACATATTATAATATGCCCCAGCATGTTTCGGGTTTAGCTTTAAAACAATTTCAAAATTTTTATTGGCTTCGTCAAATTCGTTTTTTTGAAAATATGCAAATCCTTTGTTCAAGTATAAATTTATATCATTCGGATTTACTCTTATCATAATATCGAAATCGGTAATTGCCTTATCGAATTCACCACTATATAAATATGCAAATGCACGATTTCCAGCAACTTTATCGATACGAGCTCCTCGCTCCAAAGCATTTTCAAAATCGACAAAAGCATCGTCATATTTTTTTAAAATCGAATTTATAATTCCTCTGTTTATGTGAGCGTTGATTTCATGAGGGCCCATTTTCACAGCCTTATCGTAACACTCGAAAGCATCTTCGTATTTTTCCTGCATTCGATAAATATTTCCCAGATTTCCCCATGTTTCGTCGTCCATCTGATTGTTTGTCATTAAAACCTGGTAATCTTTCATTGCAAGATCTGGCCTGTCGGTTTTACCATAATAATTTCCACGATTTCTATATGCCATATCTGCATCGGGATAATTTTTCAAAACATCGGTCCATAATGTTTCGCTGTTTTCCCAAACTTTAATTCTTTGGTGTGTCAGGGCAATAATAAAAACTGCATATATAATACCAATTAATACTAAAATTGATTTCATCACTTTAGCTTTTTTGCCAGTAGCAAAATCGTTTGCAGCATAAGCAATTATAAAAAATATACCTAAATATGGAATATATGTATATCTGTCGGCTATAAGTGCCTTTCCTACAGATAGAAATTGTAATACAATTGAAATTGTTGCGGCATAAAACAAAAATCCAAAAATAATTACCCGAGCATATTTTTTCGACTTAAATACAATGAGTCCTAACAAGGAAACTACAATTAATGATATAATAGGTGCCAAATAAAAAATAGTGGGTAGATAGCCACCAATTTCATCGTAGCGGGGATATGGATAAAATGTGGATAGTTCTGTTGGTACAAAAATTCGATATATATAAATATTCAAACCATAAAACCCAACTAGGAATTTTTCTACATACGAAACGGCTCCTTCTTTTGCGATAGCACCTTCCTGAATTATTATCGCAATTATTCCGAATAATAATGCTAAAACGAAAAATGGAACTTTTTCTAAAACTAATTTTGTATTGAATTTTCTTTTATAAAAATAATCGAGAAGAACTAAAACAACCGGCAATGTTACGGCCATTGGTTTCGATAATAATGATAATATGAACAAAACTATTGTGAAAATATACCATTTTGTATTTTTGTTTTCAATAAATTTCACATAAGTGATTAACGAGCCCAGAAAAAAGAGTGCATAAAGTACATCTTTTCGTTCGGCAACCCAGGCAACACTCTCGACGTGCATTGGGTGAAGTGCAAACAAAAAAGCTACGGTTGATGGTATTATTAAATTTCGTTTTGATATGAAATAAAACAAAATAAAAACTAGTACGATATTTAATAAATGAAATATATAATTTGTTGTATGATAGACTTTTGGATTAATTTTATCGTAGTTGTATTCCAGGGCATACGACAAAATTGTTAATGGATGATAATTCATAAAGTAGGGCTCGCTAAAAATCTTTATAATATTTTCGAACGACAAATCCTGAATTATTTCGCTTTCGGTAACATATCTTGGGTCGTCCCAGTTTGTAAATCCATTTTTTAATGAAGGATAAAAAACTATTGCTGAAATAATTACAATAATTGCAACAATTATAAAATGTTTATAATTTTGTTTGGTTCGAGTTTTCTTTAGCTGCGAAGGTTTTTTTAATTGCTTTTTTGCTTTTTTCATTTTTATTATTTTCTACAAATACTGAAATTCAATATCAAAAATTTCAATCAATTTTCCTAAAAGTAAATTCAACAGTAGCTCCTTTTTTCATCCAACTCATAAAAATATCTGTTACAATAAAAACCGGAAAGCTTACAGCAAAAAATAGTTTTTGCATTAAAATACTGAATTTTGAATATTCTTTTGCATAATCGGTATTTCCTTTTAAAAGCTCGAACAAAACCTCTCGCTTTTTCAGAAATTTGTTTAATAAACTTTGAGTCATTCCATATGGATTTTGCTCCGACGATAGATAATTTTCGCTTACTATTTCGAAACCATATTCTTTTAAAAGCTTGATGAAATCTGTTGGTTCGAAAAACAACAAATGTCGTGGAGGATCTAAATGCAGCCAATCTCCCTTAAATTTTCTACTTTGGTAGCTGTCGATATTTGGGAAAGAAATCAGAAGAATTCCATCCTTTTTTAATAATTCAGAAATAGTTTCTAAAGTTTCTTTTGGATTCGATAAATGTTCGAAAACATGAAATAATGTAACCGCATCTAAACTATTTTTATCGAAATCTGATTTTTCCAAAAAGCCAATTTTCAAATTAATTTCGGAATGTTTGGCTGCACGCTTTGCAGAGTTGCCATCTAATTCGGTACCATTGAGCCTATATTTTCCATATTTCTGCAAATACAACAAAAATCTACCATTTCCGCAACCAATGTCTAAAACATTTGCTCCCTCTTTCAAATATTTGCTCAATTTTTTAGCCCGTTTTTTTCTAAAAAAATCTAATACATTTTCTACCGAAGACGATTCGAATTTTTCGTCCTTTTCGCCATAGTACGAATCGTCATAAGCTCTTGCCAACTGTTCGTTGGTAGGTTGTGGCGACAAAAAATATGCTTTGCATTTTCTACATTTATGAATATGAAATGTATCTTCAAATATGTCTTTTGTGCTATAAAGTTTTTCAGAATTCTGGCTTTTACAATATACGCAAATACTATGATTTTCTACCATGAAATATTTTGATTTTATTATCAATTTCAATTTATTTGGCAAAAATATATATTTTTATGAATATAGAAATACTGTTTAAATTAGAGTATTTTTACATTTTTTATTGCAATAAGCAAAGTTAAAAATTGGTTTTTCTGTTGTAGTTCTAAAATGGCACTAAATTATATCTGGATATTCTTTTTTGTAGTAGCATTTATTACTGGCTTGATAAAACTTATATTTTTTGGAGATGTAAATGTATTTCCGGAAATGGTAAGCAGTACTTTCGATATGGCAAAAACCGGATTCGAAATATCATTATTTCTTACCGGTGTATTATCATTATGGCTTGGGCTAATGAAACTTGGAGAAAAAGGAGGAATCGTAAAAATATTCTCGAAGGTTATCGGACCATTTTTTCAAAAATTGTTTCCTGAAATTCCAAAAAATCATCCTGCAACTGGTTCGATTATGATGAATATTGCAGCTAACATGCTCGGTCTCGACAATGCTGCAACTCCTATTGGCTTAAAAGCCATGAAAGAAATGCAGGAAATAAATCCTAATAAAGATACAGCTTCGAATGCTCAAATTATGTTTTTGGTTCTCAATACCTCTGGTTTAACCTTGATCCCTATAAGTATAATGGTTTACAGAACCCAACTTGGAGCTGTAGATCCCTCAGATATTTTTATACCTATTCTGCTTGCTACATATTTTTCTACTCTTGCCGGCTTAATTAGCGTTTCTATTTATCAGAAAATAAATCTTTTCAACAAAACAATTTTACTTTATCTCGGAATTCTTACGAGTATAATTGCTGGTATTATTTACTATTTTTCAAATTTACCTAAGGAAAAAATTACTGAAATTTCATCGGTCGTCAGTAATGTTTTTTTATTCTCAATAATTATGATTTTCATATTTCTGGCATTCCGGAAAAGAGTGAATGTTTACGAAACATTTATTGAGGGAGCGAAAGACGGATTCAAAATTGCTGTAACAATTATTCCATATTTAATAGCAATTTTAGTGGCAATAGGAGTTTTTAGAGCTTCGGGAGCAATGAATATTTTTATTGATGGAGTTTCCGCAGTTTTTAGTTTTTTTGGAATTAATACCGATTTTATTGCTGCTCTGCCAACCGCTCTTATGAAACCTCTTAGCGGCAGCGGAGCACGTGGAATGATGGTTGATGCAATGAACACATACGGAGCAGATTCATTCGTTGGTAGAGTAGCATCAACAGTTCAAGGAGCAACCGACACAACATTTTATATTATTGCAGTTTATTTCGGTTCTGTCGGGATAAAAAAAACCAGATATGCAATTACTTGTGGTTTGATTGCAGATTTTACAGGAATAATTGCAGCAATTATTATCGCATATTTATTTTTCCATTAAAATCAAATTTTGAAATTAAAATCAAATATTCTCAAATTTTCTCTTTTTGCAACCGGTTTGTCTGGAATTGTTGCAGAGTATATTTTGTCAACCTTGGCAACTTATTTTCTTGGAGATTCTGTTTTTCAATGGACAATGATAGTTTCTATAATGCTATTTTCTATGGGATTAGGAAGTCGTATTTCTAAGTACTTTAAAACTAATTTGTTAAGAAGTTTTTTATATATCGAATTTCTATTATCAGTTTTAGTATCATTTTCATCACTTTTTGTCTATTCTGCCTCAGCATTTTCTATTTATACAGGACTTATAATTTATACTTTAAGTATAAGTATAGGTATTTTGATAGGTATGGAAATCCCAATCGTAGTTAGATTAAACGATGAATTTGAAACCCTACGCATCAATGTTTCTTCAGTAATGGAAAAAGACTATTATGGTGCATTAGTAGGAGGATTGTTTTTTGCATTTTTTGGCTTACCATATCTTGGGCTAACTTATACTCCTTTTGTTCTTGGAATTGTAAATTTCACAGTTGCCCTCTTACTTTATTTTTTGCTTTGGAAGCAAATTCAGAAAAAAATACTAATAAATTTTCTTGCAATTTCTATTGGTTTATTGATAGTTATTGGAATATATTTCTCGCAACCTGTAATTTTATGGGGAGAACAGGTAAAATATAAAGACAAAGTAGTTTATTCCGAACAATCGAAATATCAAAAAATTGTAATTACACAATGGCAAGATAATTATTGGTTATTTCTAAATGGAAATCAACAATTTTGCACTCTTGATGAAGTAATGTATCACGAACCATTGGTTCATCCTGCTATGAAACTTTTAGTTGAGCCAAGCCATGTTTTAATTCTTGGAGGTGGCGATGGTTGTGCTGTAAGAGAAGTCCTAAAATATAATTCTGTAAAAAACATAAAATTGGTAGATTTAGATCCATCTATGACGGAACTTTCATTAAATCATCATGTTTTACTTAAGGCAAACGATTCTTCTTTACACAGCCCAAAAGTTCAGGTTTTGAACAATGATGCTTACAATTTTTTAGAAAATAATACCGAATTTTTCGACATAATAATTATTGACCTACCAGACCCAAGAACTGTTGAACTAAACAGACTTTATACATTTGAATTTTATAAAAAATGCTATAAATATCTTCGTCCTAATGGTGTTATTGTAACACAAGCCGGAAGCCCATATTATGCAACTAAAGCTTATAAATGCATTGAAAAAACTCTTCAATATTCTGGATTTTCTACTGTTCCTATTCACAATCAAATATTAACTCTCGGAGAATGGGGCTGGATAATTGGACAAAAAATAGAATCAGATAATAATATAAAAAATCATTTGCAAAATATTAGTTTTGAAGATGTTGAAACAAAATGGCTAAACAAAGAAGCAATGAAACTAATGACATCGTTTGGAAAAGATATTTTCTCAAATTCTATTGATTCTATAGAAATAAACAAAATACATAATCCTGTTCTATATAAATATTATTTGAAAGGAAATTGGAGTATTTATTAATTTTGCAAAAATAAAATATTAACATATAATTCTAT
Protein-coding regions in this window:
- a CDS encoding glycosyltransferase: MKKVLIISYYWPPSGGAGVQRWLKFVKYLSHFGWKPIIYTPKNPEYPSVDNSLQKDVPKNIEILTKEIFEPYSAYKKFLGKSKDEKINAGFLSEEKKNKTSENIAVWIRGNFFIPDARMFWIKPSVKFLSEYLQKNHIDAIVSTGPPHSMHMIANEIKKKFNIPWLADFRDPWTNIDFYKDLKLTKWADRKHHRLEQKVLKNANRIVVISNYMAQDMNFLHNRNYNVVTNGFDFDDVSKIPELPDKKFSISHIGSMVRTRNPEILWKALESLVSENLISKSHLEIKLVGKVDFSIIEDLKKYNLFDFLNRIDYLPHQEVGKVQQQSQVLLLVVNKTPNAKMILTGKFFEYLSAKRPILCIGPEDGEVAKILEETNSGILCDYEDFEKTRKSILHFYKLYLKNNLKSESKAIDQFSRKELCKSICNILDEMIN
- a CDS encoding HAD-IIIA family hydrolase; translation: MEFKNVKALVFDVDGVFSTNNVYLHPSGEMMRTMSVKDGFALKYASEQGFPIAIITGGFSESVRIRFNNLGINDVYIKSENKMDDYEDFKHKYSLKDSEILYMGDDIPDLEVMKTVGFAVCPADAVAEIKAVSKYISQKEGGNACVREVLEMVLKEQGKWVKTV
- a CDS encoding DUF2520 domain-containing protein — encoded protein: MKNKIVLIGAGNLASQLSLRLQEAAYEIVQVVSRSEMSAKTLAEKLETNFTTEIEKIDNSADLYFFAVADDAIATILEKLPFKNKILVHTAGSVGIDIFNGFANDYGVFYPLQTFAKNKRPNFGEIPICIEANSTEIKNLLWDIASKISENVKYISSEERKKIHLAAVFVCNFANHMFVVSESILNCSNLNFDILKPLIRETVSKIENESPTKMQTGPAFRGDEKTINSHLQILKKFPEYYETYKFLSEKIINQKNGI
- the radA gene encoding DNA repair protein RadA translates to MKKQKTSFFCQNCGVESLKWVGKCPSCNEWNTFIEEKVIKEKTQSNSKNTKTKPELISNISSLGEERIDTKINELNLILGGGLVSGSLVLIGGEPGIGKSTLVLQLALSMKEHKILYVSGEESPNQIKLRADRLNIPNENCFILAETFLDNIFSHIQNLEPQIIIVDSIQTIYSSKLESSPGSVSQIRECTAEILEFAKKSNTPVLLVGHITKDGAIAGPKVLEHIVDTVLQFEGDHNNLYRILRATKNRFGSTSELGIFEMQNSGLREVSNPSEMLLSQNSEKLSGTAIASSIEGIRPFLIEIQALVSTAAYGTPQRSSTGFDLRRLNMLLAVLEKRAGFRLSSKDVFLNIAGGLKVNDPANDLAVIVAIMSSNLDIPIEKDICFAAEIGLTGEIRPVSRIDQRIAEAEKLGFKKIFISKYNEKNIASAKYKIQTIFVGKVEDVFKQLYS
- a CDS encoding tetratricopeptide repeat protein; this encodes MKKAKKQLKKPSQLKKTRTKQNYKHFIIVAIIVIISAIVFYPSLKNGFTNWDDPRYVTESEIIQDLSFENIIKIFSEPYFMNYHPLTILSYALEYNYDKINPKVYHTTNYIFHLLNIVLVFILFYFISKRNLIIPSTVAFLFALHPMHVESVAWVAERKDVLYALFFLGSLITYVKFIENKNTKWYIFTIVLFILSLLSKPMAVTLPVVLVLLDYFYKRKFNTKLVLEKVPFFVLALLFGIIAIIIQEGAIAKEGAVSYVEKFLVGFYGLNIYIYRIFVPTELSTFYPYPRYDEIGGYLPTIFYLAPIISLIVVSLLGLIVFKSKKYARVIIFGFLFYAATISIVLQFLSVGKALIADRYTYIPYLGIFFIIAYAANDFATGKKAKVMKSILVLIGIIYAVFIIALTHQRIKVWENSETLWTDVLKNYPDADMAYRNRGNYYGKTDRPDLAMKDYQVLMTNNQMDDETWGNLGNIYRMQEKYEDAFECYDKAVKMGPHEINAHINRGIINSILKKYDDAFVDFENALERGARIDKVAGNRAFAYLYSGEFDKAITDFDIMIRVNPNDINLYLNKGFAYFQKNEFDEANKNFEIVLKLNPKHAGAYYNMSVCNLRLKNYEKALDQALQSRKLGRKIEDSYINQIQDLVKSK
- a CDS encoding class I SAM-dependent methyltransferase, yielding MPNKLKLIIKSKYFMVENHSICVYCKSQNSEKLYSTKDIFEDTFHIHKCRKCKAYFLSPQPTNEQLARAYDDSYYGEKDEKFESSSVENVLDFFRKKRAKKLSKYLKEGANVLDIGCGNGRFLLYLQKYGKYRLNGTELDGNSAKRAAKHSEINLKIGFLEKSDFDKNSLDAVTLFHVFEHLSNPKETLETISELLKKDGILLISFPNIDSYQSRKFKGDWLHLDPPRHLLFFEPTDFIKLLKEYGFEIVSENYLSSEQNPYGMTQSLLNKFLKKREVLFELLKGNTDYAKEYSKFSILMQKLFFAVSFPVFIVTDIFMSWMKKGATVEFTFRKID
- a CDS encoding spore maturation protein gives rise to the protein MALNYIWIFFFVVAFITGLIKLIFFGDVNVFPEMVSSTFDMAKTGFEISLFLTGVLSLWLGLMKLGEKGGIVKIFSKVIGPFFQKLFPEIPKNHPATGSIMMNIAANMLGLDNAATPIGLKAMKEMQEINPNKDTASNAQIMFLVLNTSGLTLIPISIMVYRTQLGAVDPSDIFIPILLATYFSTLAGLISVSIYQKINLFNKTILLYLGILTSIIAGIIYYFSNLPKEKITEISSVVSNVFLFSIIMIFIFLAFRKRVNVYETFIEGAKDGFKIAVTIIPYLIAILVAIGVFRASGAMNIFIDGVSAVFSFFGINTDFIAALPTALMKPLSGSGARGMMVDAMNTYGADSFVGRVASTVQGATDTTFYIIAVYFGSVGIKKTRYAITCGLIADFTGIIAAIIIAYLFFH
- a CDS encoding polyamine aminopropyltransferase; translation: MKLKSNILKFSLFATGLSGIVAEYILSTLATYFLGDSVFQWTMIVSIMLFSMGLGSRISKYFKTNLLRSFLYIEFLLSVLVSFSSLFVYSASAFSIYTGLIIYTLSISIGILIGMEIPIVVRLNDEFETLRINVSSVMEKDYYGALVGGLFFAFFGLPYLGLTYTPFVLGIVNFTVALLLYFLLWKQIQKKILINFLAISIGLLIVIGIYFSQPVILWGEQVKYKDKVVYSEQSKYQKIVITQWQDNYWLFLNGNQQFCTLDEVMYHEPLVHPAMKLLVEPSHVLILGGGDGCAVREVLKYNSVKNIKLVDLDPSMTELSLNHHVLLKANDSSLHSPKVQVLNNDAYNFLENNTEFFDIIIIDLPDPRTVELNRLYTFEFYKKCYKYLRPNGVIVTQAGSPYYATKAYKCIEKTLQYSGFSTVPIHNQILTLGEWGWIIGQKIESDNNIKNHLQNISFEDVETKWLNKEAMKLMTSFGKDIFSNSIDSIEINKIHNPVLYKYYLKGNWSIY